In a single window of the Micromonospora inositola genome:
- a CDS encoding DinB family protein has translation MTDQTWNPLLRDQLAWHWTNQLRDRLDGLTDDEYFWEPAPGCWSVRPRGTGAAPVQAGSGAMTIDFAMPEPDPPPFTTIAWRLGHVIVGVLVVRNAAHFGRAPTDYQSFEYAATAAAALAQLDTEYATWLAGVDSLGETGLARPCGEAEGPYAELPLAALVLHINRELIHHLAEVGLLRDLHLHTHQQTRREAS, from the coding sequence ATGACCGACCAGACCTGGAACCCCCTGCTTCGAGACCAGCTCGCCTGGCACTGGACCAACCAGCTGCGCGATCGCCTCGACGGACTCACCGACGACGAGTACTTCTGGGAGCCGGCGCCCGGGTGCTGGAGCGTGCGCCCGCGCGGCACCGGCGCCGCACCGGTGCAGGCCGGGTCCGGCGCGATGACCATCGACTTCGCGATGCCGGAGCCCGACCCGCCACCGTTCACGACGATCGCCTGGCGACTCGGGCACGTGATCGTCGGCGTGCTCGTGGTACGCAACGCCGCGCACTTCGGTCGCGCGCCCACCGACTACCAGTCGTTCGAGTACGCCGCGACCGCGGCCGCGGCGCTGGCCCAGCTCGACACGGAGTACGCCACGTGGCTGGCCGGGGTCGACTCCCTCGGCGAGACCGGCCTCGCCCGCCCGTGCGGGGAGGCGGAGGGACCGTACGCTGAGCTTCCTCTGGCAGCGCTGGTGCTGCACATCAACCGCGAGCTGATCCACCATCTGGCCGAGGTGGGCCTGCTCCGCGACCTCCACCTGCACACCCACCAGCAGACCCGGCGGGAGGCGAGCTGA
- a CDS encoding helix-turn-helix transcriptional regulator gives MTVEATTERVLRLLALLQRRPSWTAAELATELGVTDRSVRRDVGRLRAVGYPVHATAGVGGGYQLGAGTRLPPLLLDDEEAIATAVSLRLASGGTVAGAGEAALRALAKLDQVMPPRLRAEVRAVHGATETLVGPGVEIDAELLVTLARACRDAVRVRFRYAGRDGGERERTVEPVRMVATGRRWYLMARDVDRDDWRTFRLDRMREVVATTWHFRAREHPDPVAYVQRSVTEAPYRYLARVRVHARPDRVRELVPPQVGRVEDDRDGWCVLVVGGEDLDWLAAHVARLGFEVEVLEPPELREAAALLARRLAAMAGTG, from the coding sequence GTGACCGTCGAGGCGACGACCGAGCGGGTGCTGCGGTTGCTGGCGCTGCTGCAGCGGCGGCCGTCCTGGACGGCCGCCGAGCTCGCCACCGAGCTGGGGGTCACCGACCGCTCGGTGCGCCGCGACGTGGGGCGGCTGCGCGCGGTCGGCTACCCCGTGCACGCGACGGCGGGCGTCGGCGGCGGCTACCAGCTCGGCGCGGGCACCCGGCTGCCGCCGCTGCTCCTCGACGACGAGGAGGCAATCGCGACGGCGGTTTCCCTGCGGCTGGCGTCGGGGGGCACGGTCGCCGGGGCGGGCGAGGCGGCACTGCGGGCGCTCGCGAAGCTCGACCAGGTGATGCCGCCCCGGCTGCGCGCCGAGGTGCGGGCGGTGCACGGCGCCACCGAGACCCTTGTCGGCCCCGGGGTCGAGATCGACGCGGAGCTGCTGGTGACGCTCGCGCGGGCCTGTCGCGACGCCGTGCGGGTGCGGTTCCGGTACGCCGGCCGCGACGGCGGGGAGCGCGAGCGCACGGTCGAGCCGGTGCGGATGGTCGCCACCGGCCGCCGCTGGTACCTGATGGCCCGGGACGTCGACCGCGACGACTGGCGCACCTTCCGGCTGGACCGGATGCGCGAGGTGGTGGCGACGACATGGCACTTCCGGGCGAGGGAGCATCCGGACCCGGTCGCCTACGTGCAGCGGTCCGTGACCGAGGCGCCGTACCGGTATCTCGCCCGGGTGCGGGTGCACGCCCGGCCGGACCGGGTGCGGGAGCTGGTGCCGCCCCAAGTGGGGCGCGTCGAGGACGATCGCGACGGGTGGTGCGTGCTCGTCGTCGGCGGGGAGGACCTGGACTGGCTCGCCGCGCACGTGGCCCGGCTGGGCTTCGAGGTGGAGGTGCTGGAGCCTCCGGAGCTGCGGGAGGCCGCCGCCCTGCTCGCCCGCCGCCTCGCGGCGATGGCCGGGACCGGCTGA
- a CDS encoding ferredoxin reductase family protein yields MTGKAQAVAAAARPARTAAWSWWADVIASAGAVSVLIVVALWVRGGGVQDLRGWAAGLTSLGRLTGLVAADLLLIQVLLIARVPWIEGTYGQDTLARWHRVVGFVSFDLLLAHIVLITAGYAATDGASVTGEAWTLVTTYPGMLLALAGAAALTMVVLTSLRAARRRLRYEAWHLLHLYAYLGVGLALPHQLWTGADFTSSRAATLYWWTAYAACAGAVVGFRLGLPAWRTMRHRLTVAAVVPEAPGVHSIYMRGRHLDRLPVRAGQFFQWRFLSGPGWSRGHPYSLSAVPREDMLRITVRSRGEGSEKVSELRPGTRVLIEGPYGRLTAARRTAPRVTMIASGIGITPLRTLLEALPYAPGEATLLYRARSAEDLVFRQELERLAAARGVRVEYLLGPRGREDSWLPAGVGDDVKALRELVPDIAQHDVFICGPDEWMQAVVRAARQAGVPAERIHLERFTW; encoded by the coding sequence GTGACCGGGAAGGCGCAGGCGGTCGCCGCTGCGGCCAGGCCCGCACGAACCGCCGCGTGGTCGTGGTGGGCCGATGTGATCGCCTCTGCCGGCGCGGTCAGCGTGCTGATCGTCGTCGCGCTCTGGGTGCGAGGCGGCGGTGTGCAGGATCTTCGTGGCTGGGCGGCGGGCCTGACGTCGCTCGGCCGGTTGACCGGGCTTGTCGCGGCCGACCTGCTGCTCATCCAGGTGCTGCTGATTGCGCGCGTGCCGTGGATCGAGGGCACCTACGGACAGGACACGCTCGCCCGTTGGCACCGCGTCGTCGGGTTCGTCTCCTTTGATCTGCTGCTCGCGCACATCGTGCTGATCACGGCCGGGTACGCCGCGACGGATGGGGCCTCAGTGACAGGCGAGGCGTGGACCCTCGTCACCACGTACCCGGGCATGCTGCTGGCGCTCGCCGGAGCGGCCGCCCTGACGATGGTCGTGCTCACCTCCCTGCGGGCCGCGCGGCGGCGGCTGCGCTACGAGGCGTGGCACCTGCTGCACCTGTACGCCTACCTCGGCGTCGGCCTGGCGCTGCCACATCAGCTCTGGACCGGGGCCGACTTCACCAGCTCCCGGGCCGCGACGCTGTACTGGTGGACCGCGTACGCCGCGTGCGCCGGCGCGGTGGTCGGCTTCCGGCTCGGGCTACCGGCCTGGCGGACGATGCGGCACCGACTCACGGTCGCCGCAGTCGTCCCAGAGGCTCCCGGCGTTCACTCGATTTACATGCGCGGACGCCACCTGGACCGGTTGCCGGTGCGGGCCGGGCAGTTCTTCCAGTGGCGCTTCCTCAGCGGCCCGGGTTGGAGTCGCGGCCATCCGTACTCGCTGTCCGCGGTACCGCGTGAGGACATGCTGCGGATCACGGTGCGATCCCGCGGCGAGGGCAGCGAGAAGGTATCAGAGTTACGGCCGGGCACCCGTGTGTTGATTGAGGGGCCGTACGGCCGGCTGACCGCCGCCCGGCGCACGGCGCCGCGGGTCACCATGATCGCGTCCGGGATCGGAATTACCCCGCTGCGGACGTTGTTGGAAGCATTACCGTACGCGCCGGGCGAAGCCACGCTGCTGTACCGGGCGCGCTCGGCAGAAGACCTGGTGTTTCGCCAGGAACTGGAGCGCCTCGCGGCCGCCCGTGGCGTGCGCGTGGAGTACCTGTTGGGGCCGCGCGGGCGGGAAGACTCGTGGTTGCCGGCCGGAGTCGGCGACGACGTGAAAGCCTTGCGTGAGCTTGTCCCGGACATCGCGCAGCACGACGTGTTCATCTGCGGACCGGATGAGTGGATGCAAGCGGTGGTACGGGCGGCGCGGCAGGCAGGCGTGCCGGCGGAGCGCATTCATCTTGAGCGCTTCACCTGGTAA
- a CDS encoding FMN-binding protein, protein MRKITMWFLATIAAVVLLFSYRTSTGPDSSPSAETVGGAGAAGVENGPGAAADPRTSRGTVARSGSTTVADGPAVQTKRGRVQVQAHISGGRITDITPLTVPSTNNRDREINKYAVPKLRAEALAAQSAQIDAVSGATLTSGGYTKSLQAALDSAQFTAKP, encoded by the coding sequence ATGCGCAAGATCACTATGTGGTTCCTCGCCACGATCGCCGCAGTGGTACTTCTCTTCAGTTACCGGACATCGACCGGACCCGACAGCTCCCCCTCGGCCGAGACCGTTGGCGGCGCAGGCGCGGCGGGCGTGGAGAACGGCCCCGGCGCGGCGGCGGACCCCAGGACGTCACGGGGCACCGTCGCACGGTCCGGTTCCACCACCGTCGCCGACGGCCCAGCCGTGCAGACCAAGCGGGGGCGCGTCCAGGTGCAGGCCCACATCAGCGGCGGCCGGATCACCGACATCACGCCGCTGACGGTGCCGAGCACGAACAACCGCGACCGCGAGATCAACAAGTACGCGGTGCCGAAGCTGCGCGCGGAGGCGCTCGCCGCGCAGAGCGCCCAGATCGACGCGGTGTCCGGGGCGACGCTGACCAGCGGGGGCTACACGAAGTCGCTCCAGGCCGCGCTGGACTCCGCTCAGTTCACGGCCAAGCCGTGA
- a CDS encoding FAD:protein FMN transferase, with protein sequence MTRQAFVEQIMGLPVSVHVRGPGADSPAAANAVAGAFAELRAMDAVFSPYRPDSRLSALNRGEPVHDPLIDAVLDLCEQARQRTAGYFNAYLPEPGGGTRFDPSGLVKGWAVERAAEHLEGYTFYLNAGGDMTVRGSWRVGVEDPAQPDQLLTTIEVVDGAVATSGSAHRGAHIVDPHTGAPARGLRSVTVIGPSLTWADVYATAAAAQGPQAVTWLATLPGYEALLVGDDGALFATPGWPPPA encoded by the coding sequence GTGACCAGGCAGGCGTTCGTCGAGCAGATCATGGGTCTGCCGGTCAGCGTGCATGTGCGCGGTCCCGGTGCCGACTCCCCGGCGGCGGCGAACGCCGTCGCCGGGGCCTTCGCCGAACTGCGCGCGATGGACGCCGTCTTCAGCCCGTACCGCCCGGACAGCCGGCTGAGCGCGCTGAACCGGGGAGAGCCGGTACATGATCCGTTGATCGACGCGGTACTCGACCTGTGCGAGCAGGCGCGGCAGCGTACGGCCGGCTACTTCAACGCGTACCTTCCCGAACCCGGCGGTGGCACCCGCTTCGACCCGTCCGGCCTCGTCAAGGGCTGGGCCGTCGAGCGCGCCGCGGAGCACCTCGAGGGGTACACGTTCTACCTGAATGCAGGTGGGGACATGACGGTACGCGGATCCTGGCGCGTGGGCGTGGAGGATCCGGCACAGCCCGATCAGCTCCTCACCACCATCGAGGTCGTCGACGGGGCCGTCGCGACCTCGGGCAGCGCACACCGCGGAGCGCACATCGTAGATCCGCACACCGGCGCCCCCGCCCGGGGCCTGCGCTCGGTCACCGTCATCGGCCCGTCCCTGACCTGGGCGGACGTGTACGCCACCGCAGCGGCTGCGCAGGGACCTCAGGCGGTGACATGGCTCGCCACGCTACCCGGGTACGAGGCCCTGCTCGTCGGCGACGACGGCGCCCTATTCGCCACGCCCGGCTGGCCACCACCCGCGTAA
- a CDS encoding MFS transporter → MDTLTSAQSPSVWRHLDFQLLLGGRLVSQLGDQLQFLALPLLVVALTGSSTQAGLVLGLQTVVFLVFGLIAGALVDRWDRKAAMIICEIGRGLLVATVPVAAALGVLGMPQLYAVALLTGVLSTLFSAANSSALPNIVSRAELPAALGAIGAMSNGLRIVGATLAGIAYALGRVVPFAFNAVSFLVSAVALRAVRAEFQEARNTALASPRELLTDIREGLAWLWRKPVIRVLALLDAGDSLRYGAGYLLIIMLAQQLHANPTQVGIVFTGAAVGALVGSLAAPALTRRFSLGRLSIVMLWVEALTFPLYALAPTWWLLLVVAFAESVVSPIYNVGLDTYRITVTPDALRGRVTSAIDTLTTGASAIGAMASGALIALLGARTLTYALAVWLLLLALIATTSRTVRNAQATG, encoded by the coding sequence ATGGACACCCTCACCTCGGCCCAGTCGCCTAGCGTCTGGCGCCACCTTGACTTCCAACTTCTCCTCGGCGGCCGGCTCGTCTCCCAACTGGGTGACCAGCTGCAGTTTCTCGCTCTCCCGCTCCTGGTAGTCGCGCTGACGGGATCATCCACGCAGGCCGGGCTCGTCCTCGGACTGCAGACCGTCGTCTTCCTCGTGTTCGGCCTGATTGCTGGCGCACTGGTCGATCGCTGGGACCGCAAAGCCGCCATGATCATCTGCGAGATCGGCCGTGGCCTTCTCGTAGCTACCGTTCCGGTCGCGGCTGCGCTTGGCGTGCTGGGTATGCCCCAGCTCTACGCCGTCGCGCTCCTGACCGGTGTCTTGAGCACCCTGTTCTCGGCGGCGAACAGCTCGGCGTTGCCGAACATCGTCAGCAGGGCCGAACTTCCAGCGGCGTTGGGCGCGATCGGCGCCATGTCCAACGGACTGCGGATCGTGGGGGCCACCCTGGCGGGCATCGCCTATGCGCTGGGCCGCGTCGTACCGTTCGCGTTCAACGCCGTCTCGTTCCTGGTCTCGGCGGTCGCGCTTCGCGCTGTCCGTGCGGAGTTCCAAGAGGCGCGGAACACCGCGCTTGCCTCGCCTCGGGAGTTACTGACCGACATTCGCGAAGGTCTGGCGTGGCTGTGGCGCAAGCCGGTAATCCGCGTTCTGGCGCTGCTCGATGCCGGCGACAGCCTGCGCTACGGTGCCGGCTACCTCCTGATCATCATGCTGGCCCAGCAGCTGCATGCGAATCCGACCCAGGTCGGCATCGTCTTCACGGGTGCCGCGGTCGGCGCGCTGGTGGGCAGCCTTGCTGCGCCCGCGTTGACTCGACGCTTTTCCCTCGGGCGGCTGTCGATCGTGATGCTGTGGGTGGAAGCGCTGACCTTCCCCCTCTATGCCCTGGCCCCGACCTGGTGGCTCCTGCTGGTCGTGGCGTTCGCAGAGTCAGTCGTGTCACCGATCTACAACGTCGGCCTCGACACTTATCGGATCACCGTGACCCCAGATGCCCTCCGCGGACGTGTGACCAGTGCGATCGACACGCTGACCACCGGTGCTTCCGCCATCGGCGCCATGGCCAGCGGCGCCCTCATCGCCCTTCTCGGCGCACGGACGCTGACCTACGCACTGGCCGTCTGGCTGCTGCTTCTGGCGCTCATCGCCACGACCAGTCGGACAGTCCGCAACGCACAAGCGACCGGGTGA